The Metabacillus schmidteae genome has a segment encoding these proteins:
- the pdaB gene encoding polysaccharide deacetylase family sporulation protein PdaB, translating to MNQFHVIHMKKIKQLALIMLAAFFTAGILFVENTLNYPVFSTAEGPKAIYRGETKNKEIALTFDISWGDTKAANILDTLKKQNIKNATFFLSASWAERHPDVVKRIQEEGHQIGSMGYNYKDYRDLEPNEVRKDLAMAQDVFTQLGIKDVTLLRPPSGGFNKDVLKIADQQGFTIVHYSIDSDDWTNPGVEEIIKNTTSDIKGGDIVLLHASDSAKQTAQALPTIVKEIRGKGLQNVTVDELIANAETKSSEVK from the coding sequence ATGAATCAGTTTCATGTCATTCATATGAAGAAAATTAAACAACTTGCACTCATTATGCTAGCTGCATTTTTCACCGCAGGAATCTTATTTGTAGAGAACACATTAAATTATCCAGTGTTTTCAACAGCTGAGGGACCAAAAGCAATCTATAGAGGGGAAACAAAGAATAAGGAAATCGCTCTAACCTTTGATATTAGTTGGGGGGATACAAAAGCTGCAAACATATTAGATACATTAAAAAAACAAAATATTAAGAATGCCACATTCTTTTTATCCGCTTCGTGGGCTGAGAGACATCCGGATGTGGTAAAACGAATACAAGAAGAAGGTCATCAAATTGGAAGTATGGGCTACAATTATAAGGATTATCGAGATTTAGAACCAAATGAAGTCAGAAAAGACCTAGCTATGGCTCAGGATGTTTTTACTCAATTAGGAATTAAGGATGTTACATTACTTCGACCACCTAGTGGCGGGTTTAACAAAGATGTCCTAAAAATTGCAGATCAACAAGGATTTACTATTGTACATTACAGCATAGACTCTGACGATTGGACGAATCCGGGAGTGGAAGAAATAATCAAAAACACGACTTCAGACATTAAAGGCGGAGATATTGTTCTCCTCCATGCATCAGATTCTGCAAAACAAACAGCTCAAGCGTTACCTACAATTGTTAAGGAAATTCGAGGTAAAGGCCTCCAGAATGTTACAGTTGATGAGCTCATTGCAAATGCTGAAACAAAATCTTCTGAAGTAAAATGA
- the sigW gene encoding RNA polymerase sigma factor SigW, with product METLIRKRIKQVKKGDQNAFAEIVDIYKDKIYQLCYRMLGNAHEAEDIAQEAFIRAYVNIHTYDMNKKFSTWLYRIATNLSIDRIRKKKPDFYLDAEVSGTDGLNMYSQVAADVSLPEEELETLELQQTIQREILKLPDKYRTVIVLKYIDELSLNEISEILTIPVGTVKTRIHRGREALRKQLRYI from the coding sequence ATGGAGACACTAATAAGAAAAAGAATAAAACAAGTAAAAAAGGGAGATCAAAACGCATTTGCTGAAATAGTTGATATCTACAAAGATAAAATTTATCAATTATGTTATCGGATGCTTGGGAATGCTCATGAAGCAGAAGATATTGCACAAGAAGCATTTATAAGAGCATATGTTAATATTCATACGTATGATATGAATAAAAAGTTCTCAACATGGTTATACCGTATCGCAACGAATTTATCGATTGATCGAATTAGAAAAAAGAAACCAGATTTCTATTTAGATGCAGAGGTATCAGGTACTGATGGTTTAAATATGTATTCTCAAGTAGCGGCAGATGTTTCATTACCAGAAGAAGAACTTGAAACGTTAGAATTACAACAAACGATTCAAAGAGAAATATTAAAATTACCTGATAAGTATCGAACTGTAATTGTATTGAAGTATATTGATGAACTATCACTAAATGAAATTAGTGAAATCTTAACAATACCAGTTGGTACGGTTAAAACTCGTATACATCGAGGCAGGGAAGCTTTGAGAAAGCAATTAAGGTATATATAA
- a CDS encoding anti-sigma factor family protein, giving the protein MSCSSEYVQLLHKYLDHELSPAEEKDVKEHLHRCEACYQHFHELEKAVAFVQSTSHIEAPLNFTEGIMNSLPKEKRTVSWNRWFKGHPLLTAASLFILLMVSSLFSAWNEDQHFSVSKQENLVVENSKVIVPKDEVVKGDVIVKNGTLEIQGTIEGDVTVINGEQYMASAGNVTGKIEEVDEVFEWLWYHIKRISEDVVS; this is encoded by the coding sequence ATGAGCTGTTCTTCAGAATATGTACAACTTTTGCATAAATATTTAGATCATGAACTATCACCTGCTGAAGAGAAAGATGTAAAAGAACACCTTCATAGGTGTGAAGCTTGTTATCAGCATTTTCACGAACTTGAGAAAGCAGTAGCGTTCGTTCAAAGTACATCACATATAGAAGCACCATTAAATTTCACTGAAGGAATCATGAACAGCCTTCCTAAAGAAAAAAGAACTGTATCATGGAATAGATGGTTTAAAGGACATCCGCTTTTAACAGCTGCATCCCTTTTTATCCTTTTAATGGTAAGTAGCTTATTTTCTGCATGGAATGAGGATCAGCACTTCAGTGTTTCAAAACAGGAAAATCTTGTTGTCGAAAATAGTAAAGTCATTGTTCCGAAAGATGAAGTAGTGAAAGGTGATGTGATCGTCAAAAATGGGACCTTGGAAATACAAGGTACAATAGAAGGCGATGTTACTGTTATTAATGGAGAACAATATATGGCATCTGCAGGTAATGTAACAGGAAAAATTGAAGAGGTTGACGAAGTATTTGAATGGTTATGGTATCACATTAAAAGGATATCTGAGGACGTAGTAAGTTAA
- the cdaA gene encoding diadenylate cyclase CdaA: MGYEVLPILNDIPILHYLGIAIDILLVWYVIYKLIMVVRGTKAVQLLKGITVIIVVRMLSQYLGLSTLQWLMDQALTWGFLAIIIIFQPELRRALEQLGRGRLFSRSGLPGEDDPEVTVEAIVKATDYMAKRRIGALMSIEKETGMSDYIETGISLNSRISSELLINLFIPNTPLHDGAVIIQKNQVAAAACYLPLSESPFISKELGTRHRAALGISEVTDSLTIIVSEETGNVSVTRNGELHRNLTQDELRDILQKELYTQTKAVSSNRWHWRGKKDG; encoded by the coding sequence ATGGGGTATGAGGTTTTACCAATATTGAATGACATACCAATATTGCATTACCTCGGTATAGCTATTGATATTCTCCTTGTATGGTACGTTATATATAAATTAATTATGGTTGTAAGGGGAACAAAAGCTGTTCAGTTGTTAAAAGGAATAACGGTTATAATCGTGGTCCGTATGTTAAGTCAATATCTTGGTTTAAGTACTTTGCAATGGTTAATGGACCAAGCCCTAACATGGGGTTTCTTAGCAATTATTATCATATTCCAACCAGAGCTTCGCAGAGCTTTGGAACAACTGGGAAGAGGTCGGTTATTTTCTAGAAGTGGCTTACCGGGAGAAGATGATCCTGAAGTCACTGTAGAAGCTATTGTAAAGGCAACAGATTACATGGCAAAACGACGTATTGGTGCACTTATGTCAATTGAAAAAGAAACAGGTATGAGCGATTATATCGAAACAGGTATTTCTTTAAATTCAAGAATATCTTCTGAGCTTTTAATTAACCTGTTCATTCCGAATACACCACTACACGATGGTGCGGTTATCATTCAGAAAAACCAAGTAGCTGCTGCAGCATGTTATCTTCCTTTATCAGAAAGTCCTTTTATATCGAAGGAACTTGGAACAAGACATAGAGCAGCATTAGGGATTAGTGAAGTAACAGATAGCTTAACAATTATTGTATCTGAAGAAACAGGAAATGTCTCTGTTACTAGAAATGGTGAATTACATCGTAATTTAACTCAAGATGAGTTAAGGGATATTCTTCAAAAGGAACTGTATACGCAAACTAAAGCTGTTTCCTCAAACCGTTGGCACTGGAGGGGGAAAAAAGATGGATAA
- a CDS encoding CdaR family protein, with product MDKLMNNHWVMRVIALFLALMLYASVNIETTGTQTNKSSTPFETSTSSSLETAVVTDIPVVTYFDEEGLVVTGVPETVNVTLEGPTGTLVKARQQKDFEVYAELTNLSIGSHKVNLKIKNLSSDLKATISPSAITVTIEEKISKNFPVEVEYINEDKLEEGYTPDQPIVSPNSVHVTASKEIIDRISKVQATINLEGAKETINKESRITIYDSDGNILPVEVDPSVVDVTVPIKSPSKVLPFKVVREGELKKGFSILSMETEPKEITAYGPMDVLENYDFIDGVKVDLSKIEKDTVLEVDVPIPEGIEKVSPETIKIDIDVDEQQEKSFSDKKIEEVGMAEGKVFDFLDPNVGELDIKIYGAPSVINQINSEDIELYINLSNLSDGEHEVPVQVNSSQNNITWSLEQEKVKVRISSAS from the coding sequence ATGGATAAGTTGATGAATAATCATTGGGTTATGAGAGTTATTGCTCTGTTTTTAGCTTTAATGCTTTATGCATCAGTAAATATTGAAACAACAGGAACTCAGACTAATAAATCCTCAACACCATTTGAAACTTCAACTTCTTCTTCTTTAGAAACAGCGGTAGTGACTGATATACCAGTTGTTACATACTTTGATGAAGAAGGTTTAGTGGTAACAGGGGTACCTGAAACGGTGAATGTCACATTAGAAGGTCCAACAGGTACGTTGGTAAAGGCAAGGCAACAAAAGGATTTTGAAGTCTATGCAGAGTTAACCAATTTATCAATTGGATCACATAAAGTAAATCTAAAAATTAAAAATTTATCTAGTGACCTAAAAGCTACCATAAGTCCTTCAGCTATTACAGTCACAATTGAAGAAAAGATTTCAAAAAATTTTCCGGTTGAAGTTGAATATATAAATGAAGATAAATTAGAAGAAGGTTATACACCTGATCAACCAATAGTAAGCCCGAATAGCGTTCATGTTACTGCATCAAAAGAAATTATCGACCGTATTTCAAAAGTTCAAGCTACCATAAACTTAGAAGGTGCAAAAGAAACGATTAATAAAGAATCCAGAATTACGATCTATGATAGTGATGGCAACATACTACCGGTTGAAGTTGACCCATCAGTAGTTGATGTAACGGTTCCGATAAAAAGCCCAAGTAAAGTCCTCCCTTTTAAAGTAGTACGAGAAGGAGAACTTAAAAAAGGATTCAGCATTTTAAGTATGGAAACAGAACCGAAAGAAATTACAGCATACGGGCCTATGGATGTGTTAGAAAATTATGATTTTATTGATGGGGTAAAGGTGGATTTATCAAAAATTGAGAAGGATACAGTCCTTGAAGTTGATGTCCCTATACCTGAAGGGATTGAAAAGGTTAGTCCAGAAACGATTAAAATTGATATAGATGTGGATGAGCAACAGGAGAAATCATTCTCTGATAAAAAAATTGAAGAGGTTGGTATGGCAGAAGGTAAGGTTTTTGACTTTCTGGATCCTAATGTTGGAGAATTAGATATTAAAATCTATGGTGCGCCAAGTGTAATTAATCAGATCAATTCTGAAGATATCGAGCTCTATATTAACCTTTCAAACTTAAGTGATGGAGAACATGAAGTACCCGTTCAAGTAAATAGTTCACAAAATAATATTACCTGGTCATTAGAACAAGAAAAAGTAAAAGTGAGAATTTCTTCTGCCTCTTAA
- the glmM gene encoding phosphoglucosamine mutase, translated as MGKYFGTDGVRGVANSELTPELAFKIGRFGGYVLTKDKERPKVLIGRDTRISGHMLEGALVAGLLSIGAEVMRLGVISTPGVAYLTKALGAEAGVMISASHNPVADNGIKYFGPDGFKLSDEQELEIESLMDKEEDTLPRPVGKDLGQVNDYFEGGQKYLQFLKQTVDEDFTGIHVALDCAHGATSSLATHLFADLDADVSTMGTSPNGLNINEGVGSTHPEALAAFLKEKNADIGLAFDGDGDRLIAVDENGEIVDGDQIMYICAKHLDSEGRLKKNTVVSTVMSNLGFYKALEEHDIKSIPTAVGDRYVVEEMKRNDYNLGGEQSGHIIFLDYNTTGDGLLTGLQLVNIMKLTGKKLSELANEMKKYPQLLINVKVTDKYKVTENEKVSEVITAVEQEMGGNGRILVRPSGTEPLVRVMAEAPTEEQCRIYVEQIVEVVKEEMGLE; from the coding sequence ATGGGAAAGTATTTTGGTACAGATGGAGTTAGAGGAGTTGCAAATAGTGAATTAACACCTGAGTTGGCCTTTAAAATTGGGCGTTTTGGAGGGTATGTTTTAACAAAAGATAAAGAAAGACCTAAAGTCTTGATAGGACGCGATACTCGCATTTCGGGTCATATGTTAGAAGGAGCTTTAGTCGCAGGACTATTATCAATTGGCGCCGAAGTTATGCGCCTAGGTGTGATTTCAACGCCGGGTGTTGCTTATCTAACGAAAGCATTGGGAGCTGAAGCAGGGGTGATGATCTCTGCATCACATAATCCTGTTGCTGATAATGGAATTAAATATTTTGGTCCAGATGGTTTCAAATTATCAGATGAGCAGGAACTTGAAATAGAAAGTTTGATGGATAAAGAAGAAGATACGTTACCAAGACCGGTAGGAAAAGATTTAGGACAAGTTAATGATTATTTTGAAGGTGGACAAAAGTACCTGCAATTTTTAAAACAAACAGTGGATGAAGATTTTACAGGCATCCATGTTGCATTAGACTGCGCTCATGGTGCAACATCTTCTCTTGCTACGCATCTTTTTGCTGATCTGGACGCAGATGTGTCAACTATGGGAACTTCTCCGAATGGTTTAAATATTAATGAGGGCGTAGGATCTACACACCCAGAAGCATTAGCTGCTTTCTTAAAAGAGAAAAATGCTGATATTGGACTAGCTTTTGATGGAGATGGTGACCGTTTGATAGCCGTTGATGAAAATGGAGAAATCGTTGACGGTGATCAGATTATGTACATATGTGCAAAACATTTGGATAGTGAAGGCCGATTAAAGAAAAACACAGTTGTCTCAACTGTTATGAGTAATTTAGGCTTCTATAAAGCTCTTGAGGAGCACGATATTAAGAGTATTCCAACAGCTGTCGGGGATCGTTACGTTGTAGAAGAGATGAAAAGAAATGACTACAACTTAGGTGGAGAGCAATCAGGTCACATTATCTTTTTAGATTATAATACGACAGGTGACGGTTTATTAACTGGCTTGCAATTGGTGAATATCATGAAGCTTACAGGTAAAAAATTATCTGAACTTGCAAATGAAATGAAAAAATATCCACAATTGCTTATAAATGTAAAGGTAACAGATAAGTATAAAGTAACAGAAAATGAAAAAGTAAGTGAAGTTATCACAGCAGTTGAACAGGAAATGGGTGGAAATGGACGCATTCTAGTTCGCCCGTCCGGCACAGAGCCGTTAGTTCGTGTTATGGCAGAAGCACCAACAGAAGAGCAATGCCGTATTTATGTAGAACAAATTGTCGAAGTTGTTAAGGAAGAAATGGGATTAGAATAA
- the glmS gene encoding glutamine--fructose-6-phosphate transaminase (isomerizing) — MCGIVGYIGKQDSKEILLKGLEKLEYRGYDSAGIAAMNQDGVHIFKEKGRIAKLREIVDEKVEASTGIGHTRWATHGVPSQVNAHPHQSTSSRFTLVHNGVIENYSILKREYLQDVQLKSDTDTEIIVQVIEKFVKEGLEVEEAFRQTLSILKGSYAIALLDEQNPEMIYVAKNKSPLLIGLGDGSFNVIASDAMAMLQVTDQYVEIMDKEMVFVERETVTIKDLKGNVIERAPYKAELDASDIEKGTYPHYMLKEIDEQPLVTRKIIAKYRNEDGGITVDADIVEAVNSADRIYIIAAGTSYHAGLIGKQFIENWAKIPVEVHIASEFSYNMPLLSPNPLFIFISQSGETADSRSVLVQIKELGHKALTITNVPGSTLSREADYTLLLHAGPEIAVASTKAYTAQLAVLSILAAEAAEAKGLSLEFDLTKELGIVANAMEVLCDQKEEMEAIAKEFFATTRNAFFIGRSVDYYVGLEGALKLKEISYIQAEGFAGGELKHGTIALIENGTPIIALATQEHVNLSIRGNVKEVVARGANPCIISMKGLEEEDDRFVLPSIHEQLAPLAAVVPLQLISYYAALHRGCDVDKPRNLAKSVTVE; from the coding sequence ATGTGCGGAATTGTTGGTTATATTGGAAAACAGGACTCAAAGGAAATCTTATTAAAGGGTCTTGAAAAATTAGAGTATCGTGGATATGACTCTGCTGGAATTGCTGCAATGAATCAAGATGGTGTTCACATCTTTAAAGAAAAAGGACGTATTGCAAAATTACGTGAAATCGTAGATGAAAAGGTTGAAGCTTCAACTGGTATTGGGCATACTAGATGGGCAACTCATGGTGTTCCAAGCCAAGTGAATGCACACCCTCATCAAAGTACGTCTTCAAGATTTACACTTGTTCACAATGGTGTAATTGAAAACTACTCAATTTTAAAACGTGAATATTTGCAAGATGTTCAATTGAAGAGTGACACAGATACTGAAATCATTGTTCAAGTGATCGAAAAGTTTGTAAAAGAAGGATTAGAGGTTGAGGAAGCGTTCCGTCAAACGTTATCAATCTTAAAAGGCTCATATGCAATTGCATTATTAGACGAGCAAAATCCTGAAATGATTTATGTTGCGAAAAATAAGAGTCCACTTCTAATTGGTTTAGGTGATGGAAGTTTTAATGTAATTGCATCAGATGCAATGGCTATGCTTCAAGTAACAGACCAATACGTGGAAATTATGGATAAAGAAATGGTATTCGTTGAACGCGAAACTGTGACAATTAAAGATCTAAAAGGTAATGTAATTGAACGTGCTCCTTACAAAGCAGAGCTGGATGCAAGTGATATTGAAAAGGGCACATATCCTCACTACATGTTAAAAGAAATTGATGAACAACCATTAGTAACAAGAAAAATTATTGCAAAATATCGCAATGAAGATGGCGGTATTACAGTTGATGCTGATATCGTTGAGGCAGTAAATAGTGCCGACCGTATTTATATCATTGCAGCAGGTACTAGCTACCACGCAGGATTAATTGGAAAGCAATTTATTGAAAACTGGGCTAAGATCCCTGTAGAAGTGCATATTGCAAGTGAATTTTCTTATAATATGCCGCTTTTATCACCAAATCCACTATTTATTTTCATCTCACAAAGTGGTGAAACAGCGGATAGCCGTTCAGTATTAGTCCAAATTAAAGAGCTAGGACATAAAGCATTAACAATCACAAATGTTCCAGGATCTACGCTGTCTCGTGAAGCGGATTATACACTTTTATTACATGCAGGTCCTGAAATTGCTGTTGCATCAACAAAAGCATACACAGCACAATTAGCTGTACTATCAATCCTTGCAGCTGAGGCAGCAGAAGCAAAAGGTCTATCATTGGAATTTGACCTAACAAAAGAACTAGGTATTGTAGCTAATGCAATGGAAGTACTGTGTGATCAAAAAGAAGAAATGGAAGCTATCGCAAAAGAATTCTTTGCAACAACACGTAATGCATTCTTTATCGGACGCTCTGTTGACTACTATGTGGGACTTGAAGGCGCATTAAAGCTTAAAGAAATCTCCTACATCCAAGCGGAAGGATTTGCTGGTGGAGAATTAAAGCATGGTACCATTGCCCTTATTGAGAACGGTACACCAATTATTGCACTAGCAACACAAGAACATGTTAACCTAAGCATTCGCGGAAATGTGAAAGAGGTTGTGGCACGTGGAGCTAACCCGTGTATTATTTCAATGAAGGGTCTTGAAGAAGAAGACGATCGTTTTGTTCTGCCAAGCATTCATGAACAGCTGGCACCTCTTGCAGCTGTAGTACCATTACAGTTAATCTCTTACTATGCAGCACTTCACCGTGGTTGTGACGTTGATAAACCACGTAATTTGGCTAAGAGTGTGACGGTAGAATAA
- the secDF gene encoding protein translocase subunit SecDF: MIKKSRIVAFMVFIIAFTSVMVLTTSNILSNIKLGLDLQGGFEILYEVKPAKEGQKIDEAALSATAEALDKRVNILGVSEPNIQIEGNNRIRVQLAGVEDQNEAREILSTEANLSFRDANDRLMMDGTDLAEGGAEQTFDENGKPSVSIKLKSAEKFKEVTTEIVSLAPNNVLAIWLDFEEGKDSFVEESQKAEPKYISAPVVNQVFNQDTVSIVGDFSIEEAKNLADVLNAGALPVKLDEIYSTSVGASFGEQAMSKTLLAGIIGVIAVYLFMIFYYRFPGFIATITLTVYSYLTLLVFDWMNVVLTLPGIAALILGVGMAVDANIITYERIREEIKVGKSIQAAFKVGNQNSFSAVTDANLTTLLASAVLFFYGTSSVKGFATSLIIGILGSFLTNVYLSRWLLGLWVNSKIFKHKPGWFGVKKSEIKDISENFDTLDLPTRFDRFDFVKHRRKFFVFSGAIFALGIICLLVLRLNLGIDFTSGTRIEILSDNSLTTEEVTTELEQLELPSDDIVISGDNNNIAVAQFKGVLSKEEIAKIKSHFSEKLGAEPNVSSVTPTVGKELAKNAVKALAIAVVGLIIFVTIRFELPMAVSAVIALLYAAFFIIPFFSLTGLEVDITFIAALLTVIGYSINDTIVTFDRMRENMQKRRYLKKYEDIVDVVNTSLRQTLGRSINTVLMVAITVVSILIFGSEAIRGFSIALLVGLIVGTYSSIFIAAQIWVEWKHKELKKKGVLKTFKEKRKYTDEPQV; this comes from the coding sequence ATGATTAAAAAAAGTCGAATAGTGGCATTTATGGTGTTTATTATAGCTTTTACATCAGTCATGGTCCTAACAACGAGTAATATTTTAAGTAATATCAAGTTAGGATTGGATTTACAAGGTGGATTTGAAATCCTTTATGAGGTGAAACCGGCTAAAGAGGGCCAAAAAATAGACGAGGCTGCACTTTCAGCCACTGCAGAAGCTCTCGATAAACGTGTCAATATATTAGGCGTGAGTGAGCCCAATATTCAAATAGAAGGAAATAACCGGATCCGTGTACAATTAGCAGGTGTAGAAGATCAAAACGAGGCCAGGGAAATATTATCAACAGAGGCAAACCTCTCTTTTCGTGATGCTAATGATCGCTTAATGATGGATGGTACAGATCTTGCGGAAGGCGGAGCCGAACAAACCTTTGATGAAAATGGCAAACCTAGTGTTTCCATAAAATTGAAAAGTGCTGAGAAATTTAAGGAAGTAACAACAGAGATTGTTAGTTTAGCTCCTAATAATGTGTTAGCAATTTGGCTTGATTTTGAAGAAGGAAAAGATTCTTTTGTAGAAGAAAGTCAAAAAGCAGAGCCAAAGTATATTTCTGCACCTGTCGTTAATCAAGTATTTAATCAAGATACTGTTTCTATTGTTGGTGACTTTTCAATTGAGGAAGCTAAAAACCTTGCTGATGTATTAAATGCAGGGGCCTTACCGGTAAAACTTGATGAAATTTATTCAACTTCTGTAGGTGCCTCATTTGGTGAGCAAGCGATGAGTAAAACCCTATTAGCGGGTATCATTGGGGTTATCGCTGTATATCTATTTATGATTTTTTATTACAGATTCCCAGGTTTTATCGCGACAATTACGTTAACTGTATACAGTTATTTAACATTATTAGTATTCGATTGGATGAACGTTGTTTTAACATTACCAGGGATAGCAGCTCTTATATTAGGTGTAGGTATGGCTGTTGATGCGAATATCATTACCTATGAACGAATAAGAGAAGAAATAAAAGTAGGAAAATCAATTCAGGCTGCATTTAAGGTCGGTAATCAGAATTCATTTTCAGCTGTAACAGATGCCAATCTAACGACACTATTGGCTTCAGCGGTTCTATTCTTTTATGGTACAAGCTCAGTAAAAGGGTTTGCAACGAGTTTAATTATAGGTATTCTTGGAAGCTTCTTAACCAATGTTTATCTTTCCAGATGGTTATTAGGTCTTTGGGTAAATAGCAAAATCTTCAAGCATAAACCAGGTTGGTTTGGGGTAAAGAAAAGTGAAATAAAGGATATTTCGGAAAACTTTGATACTCTCGATTTACCAACTAGATTTGATCGTTTTGACTTTGTTAAGCATCGCAGAAAGTTTTTTGTTTTTTCAGGTGCTATTTTTGCCTTGGGGATCATTTGTTTATTGGTGCTTAGATTGAATCTCGGCATTGACTTTACAAGTGGGACCAGAATTGAAATACTCTCTGATAATTCACTTACAACAGAAGAGGTAACCACTGAACTTGAACAGTTGGAGTTACCTTCTGATGATATTGTAATCTCAGGTGATAATAATAATATAGCTGTTGCTCAGTTTAAAGGTGTGCTTTCAAAAGAGGAAATTGCAAAAATAAAATCTCATTTTAGTGAAAAGTTGGGAGCAGAGCCCAATGTGAGCAGTGTTACTCCAACAGTAGGGAAAGAGCTTGCTAAGAATGCGGTAAAAGCTCTTGCGATTGCTGTTGTTGGCTTAATTATCTTTGTTACCATTCGTTTTGAGCTTCCAATGGCTGTTTCAGCAGTTATCGCTCTCTTGTATGCTGCATTTTTCATTATTCCATTCTTTAGTCTAACAGGGCTTGAGGTGGATATTACGTTTATTGCGGCACTATTAACTGTTATAGGTTATTCCATTAATGATACGATCGTTACGTTTGACCGTATGCGTGAAAATATGCAAAAAAGAAGATATTTGAAGAAATATGAAGATATTGTTGATGTAGTTAATACAAGCTTGCGTCAAACATTAGGACGTTCCATTAACACAGTTTTAATGGTGGCAATAACGGTTGTTTCCATATTGATATTTGGAAGTGAAGCTATCCGTGGTTTTTCAATTGCATTGCTGGTTGGTTTAATCGTCGGAACATATTCATCCATTTTTATTGCTGCACAGATATGGGTTGAGTGGAAGCATAAAGAGTTGAAGAAAAAAGGTGTTTTAAAAACATTCAAGGAAAAACGGAAATATACCGATGAACCACAGGTATAG
- a CDS encoding DUF445 domain-containing protein has protein sequence MMSTKTKESKKIASYSLIIMGTGFIACTPFQGSLWVDLVQGGFEAGLVGGLADWFAVTALFRHPLGLRIPHTALLPKNRKRMTNAIISILKNDWLSKESILEKTKQIPFTEKLSTIMEKEIHTESFKKNLTGQLKKLIRYIDAEKLTPFVKKQLESTLSNLNISHFLQKILLNQQIEKKGLDYLLNKAEVWLANPRTKHQLGTISMNVLNKVEVEGIMQFALKSIQNLLDEEKMGNIIKNLLLSVIKTLKHEGEPNREALIKYIQNEIQSLNENKAFIDGVENWKSQLLDSWEPDQKITESIKRIQENAIELVEDQEFVETKIIPFIVQLLNDIKKENVKIDHWIQEHLAVLIEKNHSQIGNLVQENLDKLDNEKLIDMMENNIGKDLQWIRVNGAVCGFLIGIFLTGVQELISLI, from the coding sequence ATGATGTCAACTAAAACAAAAGAGTCTAAAAAAATTGCAAGCTACTCACTTATTATTATGGGCACAGGTTTTATCGCTTGTACCCCATTTCAAGGTTCACTTTGGGTAGATTTAGTACAAGGAGGATTTGAAGCAGGATTGGTCGGCGGATTAGCGGATTGGTTTGCCGTCACAGCGTTGTTTCGTCATCCGCTTGGATTACGAATCCCACACACTGCTCTTCTGCCAAAAAATCGAAAGAGAATGACAAATGCAATCATTTCTATACTAAAAAATGATTGGTTATCGAAAGAAAGTATTCTGGAAAAAACGAAACAAATTCCGTTCACAGAAAAGCTGTCGACTATTATGGAAAAAGAAATACATACAGAAAGCTTTAAAAAGAATCTTACTGGACAATTGAAGAAATTGATTCGATATATCGATGCTGAGAAGCTTACTCCTTTTGTGAAGAAACAACTAGAGTCAACTCTTTCAAACCTTAACATAAGCCATTTTCTTCAAAAAATCCTGCTTAATCAACAGATTGAAAAGAAAGGGTTAGATTATCTTTTAAATAAGGCAGAGGTATGGCTGGCTAATCCAAGAACAAAACATCAGCTGGGAACTATTTCTATGAATGTGCTCAACAAGGTTGAAGTGGAAGGGATCATGCAGTTTGCACTGAAGTCCATTCAGAATTTACTTGATGAGGAAAAGATGGGGAATATTATAAAAAACCTCTTGTTAAGTGTGATCAAGACTTTAAAGCACGAGGGAGAGCCTAATCGGGAGGCATTAATTAAGTATATACAGAACGAAATTCAATCCCTTAATGAAAACAAGGCCTTTATAGATGGTGTAGAAAATTGGAAAAGTCAGTTACTGGATAGTTGGGAACCCGATCAAAAAATAACAGAGAGCATAAAGAGAATTCAAGAAAATGCGATAGAGCTTGTAGAAGATCAAGAATTTGTTGAAACTAAAATCATTCCATTTATTGTCCAACTATTAAACGATATTAAGAAAGAAAATGTGAAAATTGACCACTGGATACAGGAACATTTAGCGGTCCTAATAGAAAAAAATCATTCACAAATAGGAAATCTTGTCCAAGAAAATTTAGATAAGCTGGATAATGAGAAATTAATTGATATGATGGAAAATAACATTGGGAAAGATTTGCAATGGATTCGCGTAAATGGAGCAGTATGTGGTTTCTTAATCGGAATTTTCCTAACAGGTGTACAGGAACTGATTAGTCTCATTTAG